The Raphanus sativus cultivar WK10039 unplaced genomic scaffold, ASM80110v3 Scaffold1172, whole genome shotgun sequence genome includes a region encoding these proteins:
- the LOC108823051 gene encoding 5'-methylthioadenosine/S-adenosylhomocysteine nucleosidase, whose translation MAAHADDRISNASMENLTRQVEKRPISTIVFIVAMQKEAQPLIERLRLVKDVNSPFPKEVAWVLFKGIYKELNINIVCPGKDSALGVDSVCTVPASLVTYASIQALQPDLIINAGTAGGFKAKGASICDVYIVSSSAFHDRRIPVPVLDLYGVGMRKAFPTPNLIKELNLKVGRLSTGDSMDMSPHDKESITANDATVKDMEGAAVAYVADIFKVPTILIKGVTDIVDGNRPTSEEFLENLAAVTAKLDESITKVIDFISGKCLSDL comes from the exons ATGGCTGCTCACGCCGACGACCGAATCTCAAACGCTTCCATGGAAAATCTCACGCGGCAGGTAGAGAAACGGCCGATCTCAACCATCGTCTTCATCGTCG CTATGCAAAAGGAAGCTCAGCCTCTTATCGAAAGGCTCCGCCTTGTCAAAGACGTTAACTCCCC gtTTCCAAAAGAGGTGGCTTGGGTTCTGTTTAAAGGAATATATAAAGAGCTGAACATTAATATAGTGTGCCCAGGAAAAGATTCAGCTCTTG GAGTTGATAGTGTATGCACGGTTCCTGCATCTCTCGTGACGTATGCATCTATCCAAGCGTTACAGCCGGACCTAATCATTAATGCTGGAACCGCTGGTGGGTTTAAG GCCAAAGGAGCAAGTATTTGCGATGTTTATATTGTCTCTAGCTCTGCTTTCCATGACAGAAGGATACCTGTTCCT GTCCTTGATCTATATGGTGTTGGTATGCGGAAAGCCTTCCCTACTCCCAACCTTATTAAGGAGCTGAACCTAAAG GTGGGAAGATTATCCACTGGTGATTCTATGGATATGTCTCCACATGACAAAGAATCCATCACAGCAAATGATGCTACAGTTAAAGACATGGAG GGAGCAGCAGTGGCCTATGTGGCTGATATTTTTAAGGTTCCTACGATTTTAATAAAAGGAGTAACTGATATTGTGGACGGAAATAGACCAACCTCAGAGGAGTTTTTGGAGAATTTAGCTGCAGTCACTGCCAAGCTTGATGAGTCCATTACCAAAGTGATTGACTTCATCAGTGGAAAGTGTCTTTCAGACCTCTGA
- the LOC108823050 gene encoding type III polyketide synthase B encodes MGSIDATELGLEKKPNPGKATILAIGKAFPQQLVMQEYLVDGYFKTTNCDDPELKQKLTRLCKTTTVRTRYVVMSEEILTKYPELAIEGGSTVKQRLNICNDAVTEMAVEASRVCIKNWGRSISDITHLVYVSSSEARLPGGDLYLAKGLGLSPETHRVLLYFVGCSGGVAGLRVAKDIAENNPGSRVLLATSETTIIGFKPPSADRPYDLVGVALFGDGAGAMIIGSDPDPIHEKPLFELHTAIQNFLPDTEKTIDGKLTEQGINFTLSRELPQIIEDNVEGFCKRLIGKAGLANKDYNQMFWAVHPGGPAILNRMEKRLNLSPEKLSPSRRALMDYGNASSNSIVYVLEYMLEESRKARNMNEGGNEWGLILAFGPGVTFEGIVARNLDV; translated from the exons aTGGGAAGCATCGATGCAACAGAGTTGGGTTTAGAGAAGAAACCAAATCCGGGGAAGGCTACAATTCTTGCAATTGGAAAAGCCTTTCCTCAGCAGCTAGTAATGCAAGAATACTTGGTTGATGGCTACTTTAAAACTACTAATTGTGATGACCCTGAACTCAAACAGAAGCTTACTCGTCTCT GCAAGACAACGACTGTGAGGACAAGGTATGTTGTCATGTCAGAGGAGATACTAACAAAGTATCCAGAACTAGCCATTGAAGGAGGATCCACCGTGAAGCAGCGTCTAAACATATGCAACGACGCTGTAACCGAAATGGCAGTGGAGGCTTCTAGAGTCTGCATCAAGAACTGGGGCCGTTCTATTTCCGACATAACTCACCTTGTTTATGTCTCTTCAAGCGAAGCTCGTCTCCCTGGTGGCGACCTCTACTTAGCCAAAGGCCTTGGTCTCAGCCCCGAGACACACCGTGTCCTGCTCTACTTCGTGGGATGCTCTGGTGGCGTTGCCGGTCTCCGTGTAGCGAAAGACATAGCCGAGAACAATCCGGGGAGTAGAGTCTTGCTCGCCACCTCTGAGACGACCATCATTGGGTTCAAACCTCCGAGTGCTGATAGACCGTATGATCTTGTTGGTGTCGCATTGTTTGGTGATGGAGCCGGAGCTATGATCATTGGATCCGATCCAGACCCGATTCATGAGAAGCCTCTCTTTGAGCTCCACACAGCAATTCAGAACTTCCTTCCTG ACACGGAGAAGACGATAGATGGGAAGCTAACGGAACAAGGGATAAACTTCACGCTGTCTAGAGAGCTTCCACAGATAATAGAAGACAACGTGGAGGGTTTCTGCAAGAGACTAATAGGAAAAGCAGGACTGGCTAATAAAGACTATAACCAAATGTTCTGGGCAGTTCATCCAGGTGGACCCGCCATCTTGAACCGAATGGAAAAGCGGCTTAACCTGTCTCCTGAGAAGCTGAGTCCAAGCAGGAGAGCTCTCATGGACTATGGCAACGCAAGTAGCAACTCGATCGTTTATGTGTTGGAGTATATGTTGGAGGAGAGCAGGAAAGCCAGGAACATGAATGAAGGTGGAAACGAGTGGGGTCTGATTCTTGCTTTTGGACCTGGTGTTACATTTGAAGGCATCGTTGCTCGAAACCTTGACGTTTGA
- the LOC130494417 gene encoding probable alkaline/neutral invertase B encodes MSTSNHVNGDAKTAADNTSDDFDDIDFSKLLLEKPRPLNIERLRSLEERSLTEMSTSPPPQLRYNADNASSRVVQDCVVVSPSVGFNTPRSLAGFESHPMVGEAWDALRRSMVYFRGQPVGTIAAVDNSEEKLNYDQVFVRDFVPSALAFLMNGEPDIVKNFLLKTLRLQSWEKKIDRFQLGEGVMPASFKVFHDPVRNHETLIADFGESAIGRVAPVDSGFWWIILLRAYTKSTGDSSLADMPECQKGIRLILSLCLSEGFDTFPTLLCADGCCMIDRRMGVYGYPIEIQALFFMALRCALLLLKHEGEGKEMVEQIVKRLHALSYHMRSYFWLDLKQLNDIYRYKTEEYSHTAVNKFNVIPDSLPEWVFDFMPPQGGFFIGNVSPARMDFRWFALGNCIAILSSLATPEQSTAIMDLIEARWEELVGEMPLKVCYPAIESHEWKIVTGCDPKNTRWSYHNGGSWPVLLWLLTAACIKTGRPQIARRAIEVAEARLHKDNWPEYYDGTVGRYVGKQARKCQTWSIAGYLVAKMMLEDPSHVGMVALEEDKQMKPVMRRSNSWTC; translated from the exons ATGTCGACTTCTAATCACGTGAACGGCGACGCCAAGACTGCTGCTGATAATACATCGGACGATTTTGATGACATTGATTTCTCCAAGCTGCTGCTAGAGAAGCCAAGGCCGTTGAATATCGAAAGACTGAGATCACTTGAAGAAAGGTCTCTTACTGAAATGTCCACCTCACCACCACCACAGCTTCGATACAACGCGGATAATGCTTCTTCTCGAGTCGTCCAAGATTGTGTGGTTGTTTCACCTAGCGTTGGATTCAATACCCCTCGGTCACTGGCGGGATTCGAGTCTCATCCTATGGTGGGAGAGGCCTGGGACGCTTTGAGAAGGTCTATGGTGTACTTCCGTGGACAGCCTGTTGGGACAATCGCTGCGGTGGATAACTCTGAGGAAAAGCTCAACTATGATCAG GTGTTTGTGAGAGACTTTGTACCAAGTGCTTTAGCGTTCTTGATGAACGGAGAGCCGGATATAGTGAAGAACTTCCTTTTGAAGACTCTTCGTCTACAGTCATGGGAGAAAAAGATTGATAGGTTCCAGCTTGGCGAAGGAGTTATGCCTGCTAGCTTCAAAGTCTTTCATGATCCTGTTAGAAACCATGAGACGTTGATAGCTGATTTTGGCGAGAGCGCGATTGGGAGAGTGGCGCCGGTTGATTCTGGATTCTGGTGGATTATTCTGCTCAGAGCATACACCAAATCTActggagactcttctcttgctGACATGCCTGAATGCCAGAAGGGTATACGGTTGATATTAAGCCTGTGTCTCTCTGAGGGGTTTGATACCTTTCCCACTCTCTTGTGCGCTGATGGTTGCTGTATGATTGATCGTAGGATG gGAGTTTATGGTTACCCGATAGAGATTCAAGCCCTTTTCTTCATGGCCTTAAGGTGTGCTCTCCTCCTACTCAAACATGAAGGAGAAGGTAAAGAGATGGTGGAACAGATAGTGAAGCGACTTCATGCATTGAGCTACCACATGAGGAGCTACTTTTGGCTTGACTTGAAGCAGCTTAATGACATTTACCGATACAAGACAGAGGAGTACTCTCACACTGCTGTCAACAAGTTCAACGTGATCCCGGACTCTCTTCCAGAATGGGTTTTCGACTTCATGCCGCCTCAGGGAGGGTTCTTCATCGGCAATGTTAGCCCAGCAAGAATGGATTTCCGTTGGTTTGCTCTTGGCAATTGTATAGCGATACTGTCTTCCTTGGCTACTCCTGAGCAGTCGACCGCAATTATGGATCTCATTGAAGCTCGCTGGGAAGAACTGGTCGGAGAAATGCCGCTCAAAGTTTGCTACCCTGCAATAGAAAGCCATGAATGGAAGATAGTGACTGGCTGTGACCCCAAAAACACTCGATGGAGCTACCACAATGGAGGGTCCTGGCCAG TGTTGCTTTGGCTACTGACGGCTGCTTGTATCAAAACGGGTCGACCTCAAATAGCAAGACGAGCGATTGAAGTGGCGGAAGCTAGGCTTCATAAAGACAACTGGCCTGAATACTATGATGGAACGGTAGGGAGATACGTGGGGAAACAAGCGCGTAAATGCCAGACTTGGTCAATCGCTGGATACTTAGTGGCCAAGATGATGCTTGAAGATCCGTCACATGTCGGTATGGTTGCTCTCGAGGAAGATAAACAAATGAAACCTGTTATGAGAAGATCCAACTCCTGGACTTGTTGA